In Argonema galeatum A003/A1, one DNA window encodes the following:
- a CDS encoding ADP-ribosylglycohydrolase family protein — protein sequence MRYSLLSRFRGALLGAAIGEIWGAYGESWQLGVKQPSGLPSSWGRLVVRGTEGLIRQGKLDLADWGEPSFGKRPLTENGKAYEEASFSGYASPNTDETYTKYDHKSAAGSGIVATVPVALFFHEDEAKLRQNLQQVADVWQDDSVLKDGTLAIGYAIALALKERLDPATLIPETLIYLDVETPLVQQLRQVQTLLEDGAGLETTLGTLMPRQSAPRPNAAIALAFYCFLSTLEDLRLSVVRAARCPQPEITIALTGALSGAYNSIAGIPVGWRLALGKQKDDNSPLATLWGVNSETELLRLAARLLAAWSGVCDAEKFLIDTSLVSAVAAPKVIKPR from the coding sequence ATGCGGTACTCTCTATTAAGCAGATTTCGCGGTGCCCTGCTAGGCGCTGCTATAGGAGAAATTTGGGGCGCTTACGGTGAGTCGTGGCAGCTGGGGGTAAAACAACCTTCTGGATTGCCGTCTAGCTGGGGGCGGTTGGTGGTTCGCGGCACCGAAGGCTTGATTCGGCAAGGAAAGTTGGATTTAGCAGATTGGGGCGAACCTTCCTTCGGGAAGCGACCCTTGACGGAAAACGGTAAGGCTTACGAAGAAGCAAGTTTTTCAGGATATGCTTCGCCCAATACAGACGAAACATACACCAAATATGACCACAAAAGCGCAGCAGGTTCGGGGATCGTTGCGACTGTGCCGGTAGCTTTATTTTTTCACGAAGATGAAGCTAAACTGCGACAAAATTTACAGCAGGTGGCAGATGTGTGGCAGGATGACTCTGTATTAAAGGATGGCACTTTAGCGATCGGGTATGCGATCGCACTCGCCCTCAAAGAAAGACTCGACCCTGCTACTTTGATTCCTGAAACCCTGATCTATCTTGATGTTGAGACGCCACTGGTGCAGCAACTCAGACAAGTCCAAACCTTGTTAGAAGATGGTGCTGGGTTAGAAACTACTTTGGGAACTCTAATGCCGCGTCAGTCAGCACCGCGTCCCAATGCTGCGATCGCCTTGGCTTTTTACTGTTTCTTAAGTACACTGGAAGACTTGCGCCTATCTGTTGTCCGCGCAGCTCGTTGTCCGCAACCGGAAATTACCATAGCTCTAACAGGTGCTTTATCTGGAGCCTACAATAGTATAGCTGGGATACCAGTAGGATGGCGTCTGGCACTGGGCAAACAAAAGGACGATAATTCCCCTCTGGCGACACTCTGGGGAGTAAATTCCGAAACCGAGCTATTGAGATTGGCAGCTCGTCTTCTGGCAGCTTGGTCTGGTGTTTGCGATGCAGAAAAGTTCCTCATTGACACCAGCCTTGTTTCAGCTGTTGCTGCTCCTAAAGTTATCAAGCCGCGCTAA
- the aroQ gene encoding type II 3-dehydroquinate dehydratase codes for MHKLSILVLHGPNLNLLGQREPGVYGRVTLDEINRLLEKEGQALEADVTALQSNHEGVLVDAIHEALGRHQGILINAGAYTHTSVAIRDALAGVTLPTVEVHLSNIYRREEFRHHSWIAAVAIGQISGFGAESYRLGLQALVYHLRQSPTSG; via the coding sequence TTGCACAAGCTAAGTATTTTGGTATTGCATGGCCCCAATCTTAACCTTTTGGGACAACGAGAACCGGGGGTTTATGGCCGCGTAACCTTAGATGAAATAAACCGCCTGCTAGAAAAAGAAGGGCAGGCGCTAGAGGCTGATGTGACGGCTCTACAGTCGAATCACGAAGGCGTTTTAGTGGATGCTATTCATGAAGCTTTAGGGCGTCATCAAGGAATTTTGATTAACGCTGGCGCGTATACGCATACCAGCGTAGCCATTCGCGATGCTCTAGCAGGCGTTACCCTTCCCACTGTAGAGGTTCACCTAAGCAACATCTACCGCCGTGAGGAATTTCGGCATCATTCCTGGATTGCAGCAGTTGCGATCGGGCAAATTAGTGGTTTTGGGGCCGAAAGTTATCGCTTGGGACTGCAAGCCCTAGTTTACCACCTCAGACAATCCCCGACATCGGGTTAG
- a CDS encoding competence/damage-inducible protein A has translation MTAEIICVGTELLLGDILNSNAQYLAQQLAQLGIPHYYQTVVGDNPERLKQVLAIACDRASILIFTGGLGPTPDDLTTETIAEFFGVPLVERPEIVEDIAQKYARRGRQMTPSNRKQALIPQGAEILANQWGTAPGMIWQPRTNLTILTFPGVPFEMQRMWQEIAVPYLKSQGWGKEIIYSRMLRFWGIAEAALAEKVASFLNLQNPTVAPYASQGEVKLRVSAKAASATLANEIISPVEQQLRQIAGMDYYGADSDSLASVVGQLLSEFDETLSVAESCTGGSLGSMLTSVPGSSNYFLGGIISYDNAVKISLLGVNPNDLDRVGAVSETVAKQMAVGVLERLSTTWGLSITGIAGPGGGTETKPVGLVYIGLAGPNNLVKSFEHRFNSLQDRSLIRHISTCTALDHLRRDLLSR, from the coding sequence ATGACCGCTGAAATTATTTGTGTCGGAACGGAGTTACTGCTGGGTGATATCCTCAATAGCAATGCCCAGTACTTAGCTCAGCAATTAGCTCAGTTGGGCATTCCTCACTACTACCAAACGGTTGTAGGAGATAACCCAGAACGTCTCAAACAAGTACTGGCTATTGCTTGCGATCGGGCCTCCATTCTCATCTTCACCGGCGGTCTTGGCCCGACTCCCGATGACCTGACCACGGAAACGATCGCAGAATTTTTCGGCGTCCCTTTGGTGGAACGACCGGAAATTGTGGAAGATATCGCCCAAAAATATGCCCGACGCGGACGTCAGATGACTCCCAGCAACCGCAAACAAGCCTTAATTCCTCAAGGTGCAGAAATTTTAGCCAACCAATGGGGAACTGCACCCGGTATGATATGGCAACCCCGCACTAATCTAACCATCCTCACCTTTCCAGGCGTCCCCTTTGAAATGCAGCGAATGTGGCAGGAAATCGCTGTACCTTATCTCAAAAGCCAAGGCTGGGGCAAGGAAATCATCTACAGCCGGATGTTAAGATTCTGGGGCATTGCCGAAGCGGCATTGGCCGAAAAAGTTGCTTCTTTCCTCAACCTGCAAAATCCTACCGTTGCGCCTTATGCAAGTCAAGGTGAAGTGAAACTTAGGGTATCGGCTAAAGCTGCATCTGCTACATTAGCTAACGAAATAATTTCGCCAGTCGAACAACAATTGCGCCAAATTGCCGGAATGGACTACTACGGTGCGGATAGCGACAGCCTAGCTTCAGTGGTGGGTCAGCTGCTGTCAGAATTCGATGAAACCCTCTCGGTGGCAGAATCCTGCACTGGCGGCAGTCTCGGTAGTATGCTGACTTCTGTCCCCGGAAGTTCTAATTATTTCCTGGGAGGGATTATTTCTTATGATAATGCGGTAAAAATATCCCTATTGGGCGTTAATCCAAACGATTTAGATCGAGTGGGCGCGGTGAGCGAAACGGTGGCGAAGCAAATGGCTGTTGGTGTGCTGGAGCGCCTCTCGACAACCTGGGGATTGAGTATTACGGGAATTGCAGGCCCAGGCGGCGGTACGGAAACTAAGCCGGTGGGTCTGGTCTACATCGGTCTGGCTGGGCCTAACAACCTGGTAAAAAGTTTCGAGCATCGCTTTAATTCCCTACAAGACCGCTCTTTGATTCGCCACATTAGCACTTGTACCGCTCTCGACCACCTGCGACGGGATCTTTTGTCCAGATAA
- a CDS encoding glycosyltransferase family 4 protein, with translation MPYAYHLIAFAVSAVVVLWSTPAVNKFGLKSGLFDIPDKRKVHQHPMVRLGGVSIFAGTLIALLVVWWSGGFLDARGQILPPDEEYEIWGVTLGGLAFFLIGLADDLFGLSPFTRLLMQTIVASMAWKAGVQIEFLSMPFQDALPLPVWIGLPITVLWLVGMVNATNWIDGLDGLAAGVSGIGAFVMLIVCLFMGQPAAALIAAALAGALLGFLRYNFNPAQIFMGDGGAYFVGFTLAGVGVIGLVKTTAFTSFVLPYVILAVPLLDMSAVILDRLRHGKSPFLADKRHLHHRLLKAGLSHRLTVLFIYCLTLWAGSLALAFAGIPHGLIYALGATLLLAYTSWKVWKYIETMKEEG, from the coding sequence ATGCCTTACGCCTACCATCTGATTGCCTTCGCAGTCTCAGCCGTTGTTGTCCTCTGGAGTACGCCAGCTGTCAACAAATTTGGCCTCAAAAGCGGACTTTTCGACATACCGGACAAACGAAAAGTCCACCAGCACCCGATGGTGCGCTTGGGAGGCGTGTCTATCTTTGCCGGAACTCTGATCGCACTTTTAGTCGTTTGGTGGTCTGGAGGCTTTCTAGACGCCCGTGGCCAGATTCTTCCCCCAGACGAAGAGTATGAAATCTGGGGAGTCACACTTGGAGGTCTGGCCTTTTTCCTCATTGGCTTAGCAGATGACTTGTTTGGCTTATCGCCCTTCACGCGGTTGCTGATGCAGACGATCGTCGCCAGCATGGCTTGGAAGGCTGGTGTCCAAATTGAATTTCTCTCTATGCCCTTTCAGGACGCACTGCCTTTGCCAGTTTGGATCGGTCTGCCGATCACGGTACTCTGGCTGGTAGGTATGGTCAATGCCACCAACTGGATAGATGGTCTAGATGGGTTAGCCGCTGGGGTGTCTGGTATTGGTGCCTTCGTGATGCTCATTGTTTGTTTGTTTATGGGTCAACCAGCAGCAGCGTTGATTGCGGCAGCTTTGGCTGGTGCGCTGTTGGGATTTCTGCGCTATAATTTCAACCCAGCCCAAATCTTTATGGGGGATGGAGGTGCGTACTTTGTGGGCTTTACCTTGGCTGGCGTTGGGGTGATCGGTTTGGTAAAAACTACAGCTTTCACTTCTTTCGTTCTGCCTTATGTGATTTTAGCAGTGCCACTTTTGGATATGTCAGCTGTAATTCTCGATCGCCTCCGTCACGGTAAGTCACCTTTTCTTGCCGATAAACGACATCTCCATCACCGACTGCTGAAAGCTGGTCTATCCCATCGCTTGACGGTATTGTTTATTTATTGTTTGACTTTGTGGGCGGGTAGTTTAGCTTTGGCTTTTGCTGGCATACCTCATGGGCTAATCTATGCTTTAGGTGCAACTTTGCTGCTGGCTTACACTAGCTGGAAAGTCTGGAAGTACATCGAAACGATGAAGGAAGAAGGATGA
- the glyA gene encoding serine hydroxymethyltransferase, producing the protein MTHTNLDFLAQTDPVVAEFMQQELQRQRDHLELIASENFTSAAVLAAQGSVLTNKYAEGLPGKRYYGGCEFIDKIEQLAIDRIKQLFGAAHANVQPHSGAQANFAVFLSLLQPGDTIMGMDLSHGGHLTHGSPVNVSGKWFKVCQYGVSRETEQLDYDQVREQALQHRPKLIICGYSAYPRVIEFDKFRSIADEVGAYLLADIAHIAGLVATGHHPNPLPHCHVVTTTTHKTLRGPRGGLIMTNDPELGKQFDKAVFPGTQGGPLEHVIAAKAVAFGEALKPEFKTYSAQVIKNARALATQLQQRGFKIVSGGTDNHLLLIDLRCIGMTGKRADQLVSQVNITANKNTVPFDTESPFVTSGLRLGSPAMTTRGMGEAEFIEIADIIADRLLNPEDEAVGQECRSRVRSLCDRFPLYPHLNIPVPVLV; encoded by the coding sequence GTGACTCATACTAACTTAGACTTCTTAGCCCAGACCGATCCAGTAGTTGCAGAATTTATGCAGCAGGAACTACAGCGCCAACGCGATCATCTGGAGCTGATTGCCAGCGAAAACTTTACGTCGGCGGCTGTTTTGGCAGCACAGGGTTCTGTTTTAACTAACAAGTACGCAGAAGGTTTACCTGGTAAGCGCTACTACGGCGGCTGCGAGTTTATCGATAAAATCGAGCAGCTGGCGATCGATCGCATAAAACAGCTGTTCGGCGCTGCCCATGCCAACGTACAACCCCATTCTGGCGCACAAGCAAATTTTGCCGTCTTCCTATCCTTGCTGCAACCGGGCGACACGATTATGGGAATGGACTTGTCCCACGGAGGACACCTCACCCACGGTTCGCCAGTGAACGTATCCGGGAAGTGGTTTAAAGTTTGTCAGTACGGCGTTAGTCGCGAGACAGAACAATTAGACTATGACCAAGTTCGGGAACAAGCGTTGCAACATCGTCCCAAACTGATTATCTGCGGCTACTCGGCTTATCCCCGCGTCATCGAATTTGATAAGTTCCGCAGCATCGCAGATGAAGTCGGTGCCTACCTGCTAGCCGACATCGCCCACATTGCCGGATTGGTTGCTACAGGACATCACCCCAACCCCCTCCCCCACTGTCATGTCGTCACCACCACCACCCACAAGACTTTGCGCGGCCCCAGGGGTGGTTTAATTATGACCAACGACCCGGAACTGGGCAAGCAGTTCGATAAAGCAGTTTTCCCCGGCACCCAAGGCGGGCCGCTGGAACACGTTATTGCCGCCAAAGCAGTTGCTTTTGGAGAAGCCCTCAAGCCGGAATTTAAAACTTATTCGGCACAAGTAATTAAAAATGCCCGCGCTTTGGCTACCCAACTCCAGCAACGCGGCTTCAAAATTGTTTCTGGTGGGACAGATAATCACCTGCTGCTAATTGACCTGCGCTGCATCGGCATGACCGGCAAACGCGCTGACCAACTTGTGAGCCAAGTTAACATTACGGCTAATAAAAATACCGTTCCCTTCGATACAGAGTCGCCTTTCGTCACCAGCGGCTTGCGGCTGGGTTCGCCAGCAATGACCACACGCGGTATGGGAGAAGCTGAGTTTATCGAGATTGCCGATATAATTGCCGATCGACTCCTGAATCCCGAAGACGAGGCAGTTGGCCAAGAATGTCGGAGTCGGGTGCGATCGTTGTGCGATCGCTTCCCCCTCTATCCTCACCTCAACATACCAGTACCCGTCCTGGTTTAG
- a CDS encoding RNA-guided endonuclease InsQ/TnpB family protein has protein sequence MIEVLNLNYCYRIYPDASQEKELLDWLEICRCVYNYALAERKEWINSRKCQVNACSLHYEYIIPADQPFPDYYKQKKALSQAKKQYPELKQVQSQVLQEVMGRLDKAFNFFWKRSFGFPRFKKSGQLRSMNFPQFKENPITGAQIKLPKIGGVLINLHRPIPDGFIVKQVQVVKKASGWYAVICLQSDVKIPSTKPQGNSLGIDLGLEKFIATSQGELIARPKFFGELQSKLKWLQRRLSKKQKGSKNRLKAIQKVARLHEHIYNTRKNFHYQVAHHLCAQAQIIFAEDLNLKAMSRGMLCKHTLDAGFGGFLEVLKHVAWKRDVYFEKVDANFTSQICPNCGVVTGKKELSQRVHECFNCGFVTDRDVAAAMVVEQRGLAALGLGVKLPVEEEVIEDTPKKVSRADRRNRKAS, from the coding sequence ATGATAGAAGTGTTAAACCTAAATTACTGCTATCGAATTTATCCTGATGCCAGTCAAGAGAAAGAATTGCTTGACTGGCTAGAAATCTGTCGATGTGTTTATAATTACGCCTTGGCAGAACGAAAAGAATGGATAAATTCTCGCAAGTGTCAGGTTAATGCTTGTAGTCTTCATTATGAATATATTATCCCTGCTGACCAGCCCTTTCCTGACTACTATAAACAGAAAAAAGCCTTAAGTCAAGCTAAAAAGCAATACCCAGAACTTAAACAAGTTCAGTCTCAGGTATTGCAAGAGGTTATGGGTCGTTTGGATAAAGCGTTTAATTTTTTCTGGAAAAGGAGTTTTGGTTTTCCTAGGTTTAAAAAATCTGGTCAGTTGCGGTCCATGAATTTTCCTCAGTTTAAGGAAAACCCAATTACGGGGGCTCAGATTAAACTACCAAAGATAGGGGGCGTTCTAATTAATCTGCACCGCCCTATTCCTGATGGATTTATTGTTAAACAAGTCCAGGTAGTTAAAAAAGCCTCTGGTTGGTATGCTGTAATTTGCCTTCAATCAGATGTTAAAATACCTTCGACAAAGCCTCAAGGAAATTCCCTAGGAATTGATTTGGGGCTTGAGAAATTTATTGCTACTTCTCAAGGGGAATTAATTGCTAGACCAAAGTTTTTTGGGGAACTTCAAAGTAAGCTTAAATGGCTACAAAGAAGATTATCGAAAAAACAGAAAGGGTCTAAAAATCGACTTAAAGCTATTCAAAAAGTAGCTAGACTTCATGAACATATTTACAACACTCGGAAAAACTTTCATTATCAAGTAGCTCACCATCTTTGTGCTCAAGCCCAGATAATATTTGCTGAGGATTTAAACTTAAAAGCTATGTCCAGGGGGATGTTGTGTAAGCACACTCTTGATGCTGGCTTTGGTGGTTTTCTAGAAGTATTAAAGCACGTCGCTTGGAAACGAGATGTCTATTTTGAGAAAGTTGATGCTAATTTTACCAGTCAAATATGCCCTAATTGTGGTGTAGTTACTGGTAAAAAAGAATTGTCTCAACGAGTGCATGAATGTTTTAATTGCGGGTTTGTAACTGATAGGGACGTTGCTGCGGCTATGGTAGTCGAACAACGTGGACTTGCAGCCCTCGGACTGGGGGTCAAGCTGCCTGTGGAGGAAGAGGTCATCGAGGATACTCCTAAAAAGGTATCTAGAGCCGACCGTAGAAACAGGAAAGCCTCATAG
- a CDS encoding Tic20 family protein — MTLRGSTTVPDRIFACLAYLMPLMEVIIRFSGPFFKQFPDLQIILLPLQPLLQIYLLSYSLPFGSLILFFLLFFLVVRNENISHFIRFNTMQAILIDILLSLCGLILSFILAPIVGGFVREILTNTIFLGVVAAVIYSVVQTLLGRYAEIPTISEAVYMQVR; from the coding sequence ATGACTTTGCGGGGATCTACGACTGTTCCAGACAGGATTTTTGCTTGCCTAGCTTATCTAATGCCACTTATGGAGGTGATAATTAGGTTTAGCGGACCTTTTTTTAAACAGTTTCCTGATTTACAAATAATCCTGTTGCCGCTACAACCTTTACTGCAAATATACTTGCTTTCCTACTCTCTACCTTTTGGCTCCCTGATTCTCTTTTTTCTATTGTTTTTTCTGGTAGTAAGAAATGAGAACATCAGTCACTTTATTCGCTTCAACACTATGCAGGCGATTTTAATTGACATCCTTCTGTCTCTGTGCGGTTTAATTCTGAGTTTTATTCTGGCTCCGATCGTGGGAGGATTTGTGAGGGAAATTCTGACAAATACAATCTTTCTGGGGGTGGTGGCGGCAGTTATTTATTCAGTGGTGCAGACGCTGCTAGGCCGTTATGCAGAGATTCCCACGATTTCTGAAGCTGTTTATATGCAAGTGCGCTAG
- a CDS encoding fumarylacetoacetate hydrolase family protein, translating into MAKRYVRVQTAKGQIYYGLLQLNRSVTLLDAPPWLQGQPTDSELKPDTYQILAPCAPSKVVAVGKNYADHANEMGTDVPTEPLLFLKPSTAVIPIDGPIWYPSESQRVDYEGELALVIGERCIDCTPQQAQTKIWGYTIANDVTARDLQKRDSQWTRAKGFDTFCPLGPWIVRELSPGARLQTFLNDNREPVQSAQIDEMVFGPDRLVSYISQVMTLLPGDVVLTGTPAGVGPMQVGDRVRIEIEGIGYLENTVVARPLINRTSPPNTTLNS; encoded by the coding sequence ATGGCAAAACGCTACGTCCGAGTTCAAACTGCAAAGGGACAGATTTACTACGGTTTATTGCAATTAAACCGCAGCGTTACCCTGCTTGATGCGCCACCCTGGTTGCAAGGACAACCGACTGACTCAGAGTTAAAACCAGATACTTATCAAATTTTGGCTCCTTGCGCTCCCTCTAAAGTGGTCGCAGTGGGGAAAAATTATGCAGACCACGCAAATGAGATGGGAACAGATGTCCCCACAGAACCGCTGTTATTTCTCAAGCCATCGACAGCGGTAATCCCGATCGATGGTCCCATCTGGTATCCCTCTGAGTCGCAGCGGGTAGATTATGAAGGTGAGTTGGCTTTGGTGATTGGAGAGCGTTGCATTGATTGTACGCCGCAGCAAGCGCAAACAAAAATTTGGGGTTACACGATCGCTAATGATGTTACAGCACGAGATTTACAAAAGCGAGACAGTCAATGGACAAGGGCCAAGGGTTTCGATACGTTCTGTCCTCTGGGGCCGTGGATTGTCCGCGAATTGAGTCCGGGTGCTAGGTTGCAGACCTTTTTAAACGATAATCGAGAGCCGGTGCAATCTGCCCAGATCGATGAGATGGTGTTTGGGCCCGATCGCTTGGTGTCTTATATCAGTCAGGTGATGACGCTGCTACCTGGGGATGTGGTGTTGACCGGCACCCCAGCGGGGGTTGGGCCAATGCAGGTGGGCGATCGCGTCCGCATTGAAATTGAGGGCATCGGTTATCTAGAAAATACAGTCGTGGCACGGCCCTTAATAAACCGCACCAGTCCCCCTAACACTACCCTTAATTCCTAG
- a CDS encoding Glu/Leu/Phe/Val family dehydrogenase, giving the protein MNQALLSLETASHGHICPFDQACSYLEQAAKELRMDQGLLEVMSHPRKVVTVSIPVKLDNGQVQVLAGHRVQHCDVLGPYKGGTRYHPAVTLREISALAMLMTWKCALVGIPYGGAKGGIAIDPARYSVGELERITRRYTSELIKDIGPSVDIPAPDVGTSAREMAWMMDTYSMNVGHAVPGIVTGKPISIGGSRGREMATGRGVMIIVREALAERGETLAGTKVVIQGFGNVGGAAAVLLDEAGAKVMAVSDVSGGIFNPEGLDIQALKVYAAENNRRIAGFPGSVPVTNAELLALPCDVLIPAALENQITEDNVHEVRAKFVAEAANGPVTLAADLALEARGVTVLPDILANAGGVVVSYLEWVQGLSYVFWDEERVNREMEGLMVHAYHEVIKQSKMRQVPLRVAAYTLGVGRVAQALSDRGLYP; this is encoded by the coding sequence ATGAACCAAGCACTGCTGTCGCTTGAAACTGCTTCCCATGGGCACATCTGCCCATTCGATCAAGCTTGTAGCTACCTAGAACAAGCAGCGAAAGAGTTACGAATGGATCAAGGGTTGCTGGAGGTTATGAGCCACCCGCGCAAAGTTGTTACCGTTTCGATTCCCGTAAAACTGGATAACGGGCAAGTTCAGGTTCTGGCGGGACATCGGGTGCAGCACTGTGACGTTCTTGGACCATACAAAGGTGGAACCCGTTACCATCCGGCTGTCACGCTGCGAGAAATATCAGCGCTGGCAATGCTGATGACCTGGAAATGCGCCTTGGTAGGGATTCCCTACGGCGGTGCTAAGGGTGGAATTGCGATCGATCCCGCACGTTACAGCGTCGGCGAATTAGAGCGAATTACCCGCCGTTACACCAGCGAATTAATTAAAGATATCGGCCCTTCAGTTGACATTCCAGCGCCAGACGTAGGCACTTCCGCTCGCGAAATGGCTTGGATGATGGACACCTATTCAATGAATGTCGGTCACGCCGTACCGGGGATTGTAACTGGGAAGCCAATTTCGATCGGTGGTTCCAGGGGGCGGGAAATGGCAACCGGACGCGGCGTGATGATTATCGTGCGGGAAGCTTTAGCAGAACGGGGTGAAACCCTGGCGGGTACAAAGGTAGTAATCCAAGGCTTTGGAAATGTGGGAGGCGCAGCGGCTGTATTGCTGGATGAAGCCGGGGCCAAGGTTATGGCTGTTTCGGATGTGTCAGGCGGGATATTTAATCCAGAAGGTCTGGACATCCAGGCTTTGAAAGTTTATGCAGCCGAGAATAACAGAAGAATTGCCGGGTTTCCTGGAAGCGTACCAGTTACTAATGCTGAATTGTTGGCTCTGCCTTGCGATGTCTTAATTCCGGCGGCTTTGGAAAACCAGATAACTGAAGATAACGTGCATGAAGTGCGAGCCAAGTTTGTAGCAGAGGCGGCTAATGGCCCGGTAACTCTGGCAGCAGACTTGGCGTTGGAGGCGCGGGGTGTGACTGTGCTGCCAGATATCTTAGCCAATGCTGGCGGTGTGGTGGTGAGCTATCTGGAGTGGGTGCAGGGTCTTTCCTACGTATTTTGGGATGAGGAACGGGTTAACCGTGAAATGGAAGGCTTGATGGTACACGCCTATCACGAGGTGATCAAACAGTCGAAGATGCGGCAGGTGCCTCTGCGGGTAGCGGCTTATACGCTGGGTGTGGGTCGGGTTGCACAGGCACTGAGCGATCGGGGTTTGTATCCTTGA